The Papilio machaon chromosome 28, ilPapMach1.1, whole genome shotgun sequence genome includes a window with the following:
- the LOC106717337 gene encoding uncharacterized protein LOC106717337, whose protein sequence is MYSKYRIKELKDELRKRGASLRGKKADLVERLEFYDKNFNFGRSENTDNDDLKIQLSLGETYRDINSNTILPPLDKTMIRHYLCYTQKKIDTAMQLYETRHLLMARASVVGDNTFIKGYCRKTMKSLQYEVDILINKNGNPEASQCGSPAGSGTKIKKLCKHVAVLLFGIENMVREKLLLQQKVCTQKLQQFHVPSKPYTGSPVKAEKFYRRKRNIIFEPYSKI, encoded by the exons ATGTATTCAAAGTATCGGATCAAGGAACTAAAAGATGAGCTCCGAAAACGTGGTGCTTCCTTACGCGGAAAGAAAGCAGATCTTGTTgaaag GTTGGAGTTTTATGACAAAAACTTCAATTTTGGCCGTTCTGAAAATACTGATAATGATGATCTAAAGATTCAGTTGTCGTTAGGAGAAACCTATCGGGATATTAACAGTAACACAATATTGCCACCCCTAGATAAGACCATGATAAGACATTATTTATGCTA cacacagaaaaaaatagatacaGCAATGCAGTTATATGAGACACGTCACTTGCTGATGGCACGAGCTTCTGTGGTTGGTGACAATACCTTCATAAAAGGCTACTGTAGGAAGACTATGAAGAGTCTACAGTATGAAGtagatatattaataaataagaatggtAACCCTGAAGCGTCACAATGTGGAAGCCCTGCTGGAAGtggaacaaaaattaaaaaattgtgcaAACATGTTGCAGTCCTTTTATTTGGCATTGAGAACATGGTACGAGAAAAGCTTCTGCTTCAGCAAAAAGTATGCACTCAAAAACTGCAACAGTTTCATGTACCTAGCAAGCCCTACACTGGTAGTCCTGTTAAAGCAGAGAAATTTTACAggagaaaaagaaatataatttttgaaccATACTCAAAAATATAG